GCAGCCCGGGTGGCTCCACCGACCAACCATCGACAACAGGTGATTCTCGGAGGGCAACGCAGTATGAAAGGATTCCTCACGACGGTTGTGCTTGATCGCCGGTATCTACGGCCCCGCCGCCCACGCCCGATGGGCGCTACCAGATGCTGGCCGTCCCCCGGGATCGGAGGCGCCGAGGGGTCGTCCACCATCTGCGCGAAGATCACCGCTCTGGCGGCCGCCAACGGCCGCCGCGCCCACCAGAGGCGCAGCGTGCTCGGATGCCTGTGTCGGATCGACTTTTACCGCGCCGAGGCCTTGTTGAGCGCCTAACGGGATGGCGATTTCCGATAGTTTTTTCTTCACTGCCCACTCCGGCAGGATCACGCAAAGTCCGCCCGCCACAGGTGTACGGCGCGCTTTGCTAGGTGCTGCTGGCGTGCGTCCAGGAGCTCGAGCGTCCATTGTTCCGGCGCGATCTCGGGAATCTTCCGCGTCAGGGTATAAGCGCTTTGGCTGTACGCGCTAAGCTTTTCGATAAAGGTCGCGTTGCCTACTCGGCGGTTCGCGGCCGATTCGAGCAATGTGAGATTGCCGAGCCGATAGACCGCCGCTTCCCATCGTTCGCGCGGAAAGTGCTGCGACCAATCGTCCAGCGGGTTCTCGGGAAGGATATGCTCAATAGTGACCGAATCCGTGTCGGGGTCGCAAGACCGACCGGATACATCTTCCTAGAGCCGAGCGAAGATGTACTTGACCAACTTCTTGCGCTGCCCTCCGGTGGTCCACGCTGAGCAGGGGGAAGTCGTTTCGGAACTTGCCGTCGTCCGCGTAGAAGCCATGATTCGGATCGGAGAGGGTGGCAAAGAGCTCGGCACGCCCTTCCAGCGCGTCGAGGAGCGCGAAGACATCCTGAGGTGTCTTTGCGCGATCGCGCGTATTGAGGATGTTGGCTCGGCTCATCACAAATCTTCTTACACGTTACCGTACCTGCCAATAATACCGGCATAGGGCGGCACTCAGATACGGGACCGGCCGCTTGGTCTACCTGGAGCCCGAGAACAGCTTGGTACGAATTTCCGGCGGGACCCAGAGGTCCTGCAGACGGCGCGGTGCACCGATGTCGCGGAAAAGCAGATCGCCGTTGCCCAGCAGGTTCTCCGCGCCGCTCGTCTCGAGCAGCATCCGCGATTCCATCGCCTTCTGCATCTTGAGTCCGACGCGGCAAGGCATGTTGCTGTCGAGCGCGCCCTTGATGATCTCGCGACTCGGCTGCTGCGTGGCCAGGATCAAATGGATGCCGCTCGCGCGCGCCTTCTGGCCGAGACGCACGATGCGCTCTTCGACCGCTCTTCGTTCCTGCCGCCCGCGGCTCACCAAGTCGGCGTACTCGTCACAGACGCAGACGATACGCGGCAGCGGGCGGCGCACGCGGCGGGCCAGTTCCGCCAGGTTGTCGGCTTTGGCGGCTTGCATCTCCCGATAGCGCTCCTCCATTTCCTCTACCAGCTCGTCGAGCACCTCCGTCACGTCCCGCTCGTCGGGGAAGACCAGTGCCTTCCCGTCGCGCAGGAACGGCGAACGCGCCAATTCTGAGAAGGCCTGCCGCTTGGGATCGATCAGCACCAGACGAAGCGTTTGGGGGGTGTTCGTCAACAAGAGCCCCGACAGCGCCGCCCGGAGCCATTCGCTCTTTCCGCTGCCGGTCGTGCCGGCCACCAGCACGTGGGCGTGAAGCGCCTCGGCCAGGTCGGCGCAGTGCAGCCGGTTCTCCAGGTCGATGCCGATGGGGACGCGGGCATTTCCGAGCAACGGATCGGGCTTGGGCAACTGGTCGCGGTATTCCGGCAAGGTGACCGACTGCCGGTCGGGGCGCTGGAGGTCCACGACGAGCCGGCCGCGCTCCAGTGTGATGAAGGGTGGGGCGTCGAGCTTCAGCCGGCTCTGCATCTCCGGTGCCGTGGCCTGGATCTTTGCGACCCTTATGCCCCGCAGCGGCTCGATCGGGCCGCGTAAAAACGCCGGTCCGGCGACGACCGATCCGCAGAGCTTCGCCGGAGCGCCGAACTCCTCCAAGACCTTCAGCAACCGGCGCGCGAGATCGGCATAGCGGTTGTTGTCAGGTGTGGTTGGCGCCGGGACCGCCGTATCCACGGTGGCCTCACCGCTTCGCTGGTCGGGCAGGACACCGGCCAGCCGGCCGATCAGGGCTTTCAGCGAGGGCAGCGCTTGTTCCAGCTCCGCGGGGGCGAAGATCCGTGTCTTCAGCCGCGGCGTGAAACTCACGAGCACCAGGGAACCACGCTGCGAGACAGGATCGCCTCTGGCTGCCAGCATGGTGTAGTAGAGACAGGCCTGACCCAGGTCGGCCTCGGGCTGACCCCGGCCCAGTTTCAGCTCGACGACGCACCACTCTGCCTGCCGAGGCCGGCGGACGACGGCGTCCGCCTGACCGATCAAGCGCACGGCATGGGTCCAACCGGGCTCCTGGAATTCCCAGGCCAGATCTTCCTCGCCGGCGATCCACAGCCGTTCGCGGCCGCACGCCGCGTCGAGACGCATCACGGCGAGCCAAAGGCACAGATCACCCATAGCCTCCCAAAAGGCCATCAGCTCCCGGGTACAATCGACTAGATGTGAATGATAGCGGGGCAGACGCGGACCGATCAGGTGACGAAAGACGTGGCGTTTGAGCGTCGCGGCCTGCTCCTTGACATCATCCCTGGATTCGGCTAGCTCGGTTTCGAGCGACAGGCATGGATCGGTGCCGATCAGCGCAGCGAACGCCTCGTGGAACCACTGACCCAACAGCGCAGTGGAGGCCTCACCGCTTCCCGCGCCCTCGGGGCCGCCTGCAGCCCGGTAGAGCCCCTCTCGCACCTCGCGGACGCTGATTAACCGGGCCATGGCGATTGCCGCGCGCTCACTTCCTCGGGTACATAGCGGTAGACGACTGGCGGAAGGCCTTCCAGCAACCGGAAGTGTTCGGGGAAACGCCGCACACAATGGATCAGCCGAGGCTCGGATTCCCCCAGCTCGGCCGCAAGGGTTGCCAAGGTCGCGATGGCGCGCGCCTCGATCGACTCCAACAGGGCCTGGCGCAGCCCGAGGTCCGGATCGGGTGCCGGCTCTGTAGCGCCGAGGAGTTCGTCCAATAGTCGGCGCAGTTCGGGACTGACGTGCTCGCTGAGCCAGCGTTGTGCCGTCTCAGGGGAGAGCGTCTCGCCGCGGCAGTGGAGATCGCCGGCCTGCGCCTCGGCAAGCATCTCCCGAAGAACAGCCAGTGCTGCGAAGGCCTCCTCGCTCGGTTGCAGGAAGCGCGCACCCTGACGGCTCAGTTCATCCAGGTACTGCTGGGTCCGCCTTGCGGTCTTGGGGAGCGGCAGCGTCGGGTGCCGTACGAGCACGAGGCTCGACGGGGGCAGGCGTGGGCCCACGGCATCCCGGAGCCGGCGCAGACGTCCCGCCAAGCTCGTCATGTTGCCGTGATTGCAGAGGCTGACGTTCAGACGGTTCCCCTCGCTAGCTAGGCCGATCTCCACGTCGCGCACGGGCGGATCGGCGGCCCGCCAAGCGGCGCCCGAGAGGCGTATGGCCTCGGCGAGGGCGGTATGGAAGATGCGGTCCGCGTTAGTCGCGGTGCCTTCCTTCATCTGCCTTTCGTAGCGTTCCGCCCAGGTGCGTTCGAGGAAATCGCCCTCGCCCTCGATGGACACCGAGGCGCCCCGGGCCCGCTCGTAGAGATCGCGGCAATGGGTGATCAGGACCCGCGCCGCACAGCCATCCTTTGGAATGAGCGCCTGGATGTCCTGCTCGCGCAGCGGCCATAGAGGCGACGCGTGTTTTTTACGTAACTGTGAAAGCTCGGAAACCCCGTCGAGCCGTTGCCGGACGAGGGCGAGTGCCTGGTCGAGGTTCAGCGGCTTGAGCTCGGACATCGACTTGAAGATCCGGTCCCGGTCGGCACCGTGGACGCAGTCCATGAGCTCATTCAGGTGCGTCGTCTGGATGCACGAGATGAGCGCGAGGTGATCGGCATGATCGTGCAGCCCGCTACCCATCCGGCCGAAGGACTCGAATCCGGTCCTCTTATCGCCCTCGACTTCCAGCGCCTCGATTTGGTCAAAACAGAAGACAACAGCATGGGGGCTGGCCAGGCGACAAAGCGCAAGCACGGTGCGACGGGCCCGTCCCTCGGGGTCCTCATCCGCGTCCGGGTCGCTCGTGACCACGCCGAGTCGATAGAGGATGCTCTCCCGTAGCGAATCTCCTCGCAACCAGGCGCGTGCCTCCAGCCGATGGCGATTGAGCAGGAGGTGTGTAAGCACTATCGCGAGGTTTCGGTCCTTCACCGTCTGGTCCAGGAACTCCGAGATGCGGTCCGCGTTTCGGGCGTTTTGTGCAGGGGCAGAGGTCTGAAGGCGCAGATCGAGGAGCCTTTCAAGGCAAGAACGGCCATCGATCTCGCGTCTCAGGTCCTCGACGACCTGCTCTCTCAGGTGGCGCCAGAGTCGCCGTGGGGTGGTGTCGAGCCGCACGTACACGAACATGGCCATGGCCTGCGGATGGCGGCGGATCCGTGCTTCTAGATGCACGCGGAGCCGGGCGAGAAGGTGCGTCTTCCCGCTGCCGGGGACCCCGTTGAGTAGCACCGAGGCGCTCTGCCGCCCGTTCGCGCCTGTTCTACGGCCTTAAGACACGCGTCGAATGCTTCCGCGTTGATCCGCTCCACGTCGCCTTCGGGATCGTGGCGCGCGTCGGGCAGGACCGAACCGTGGAAGGGATTGAACGCCGGTAGCACGTCCATGGCTGCCTAATTCACTAGAGCAGGCACCCGAGCAGGCCCGCAGCCACGTAGTAATGCCCTCGATTGTCCGTCACAAGGTCATACCGCTCGTCTTCCGCGATGCCGACCGGATGGTCGTGGTGATGGAGGTGAACGCGTCCCGCATCGCGCAGCGCCAAGATGGCTAGGTCGAACTCCGGCTTGGCGATGAAGGTCAGGCGACGCAGCTCGCGCAACGGAATCACGCCGCCGCTTGAGGCCAGGCGCATGATGCAGAGGAGACGCCGTGGCATCTCGCCCAGCCCGTCATCGCTTGCCTCTTGGGCGTTCGTTCCGCCGAGCAGCCGGCGCGCCGCGTCGTCTAGTTGGTCTTCTCGGAAGCCTCGCCTGGCGAGGGCGAAGGATTCTGCCCGGAACGCCTTGAGCGTCTTCTTGAGAAGCTCGTGCGGTGGCGGCGGCTGTAAGGCCCAGCGCAGCGTTGAGCCCTTCACCGGCGGATGAAGGTACAACTGGCCGCTCCCGGCCAGCTCCTTCAGGGGTACGTCGAGCGCCTTGGTAGTGAGGCCCAACGGCTTCAACTTCTCGCGAATTTCCGTAGCCGACCGCGGCCCGGGACGCAGGGCCTCGATGATCTTCCCGCGCGTGAATACGCCGGGCTCGTGGACCCAGTATTTCTCCGACTTGGCCGTACCTGGCCAGCGATGTATCCGACCCTCGGCCATGAGCCCCGAGACCGCTTCGCGCAGACTACTCTGCGCCTGGAAGGGCTTGGTCAGGGCCTTCTTCAGGGCGGCCAGGGTCAGCGGTCCGGGCGCGCGCTCGAATGCCGCCAGCACCACGGCGGAGACCTCGGAGGATGGAATACCGGACTGCATATCGGCGTTGCCCCCCGCGCCGGCGCATGACCCGCCAGCTCATGATTCGGGGCTTGCCACGGCATGCGCAACAGTCGCACCTGGCCGATCCCGCCGGTGCGAGCGGATTGGCGCGCCCTAGAGGACTCGAACCTCTGACCTTTGGCTCCGGAGGCCAACGCTCTATCCAGCTGAGCTAAGGGCGCGTAGTGTCGTGTACCTCGCAGCGAGCGTGCGGTGCTCCCGAACGTGGCGCGCCCGGCTTGGCGTCCGGCGAGGGCTTTTGGCTATAATGCGCGAGTCCATCCCCCATATCAACCTAACTATCAACGGTGACATCCATGAGACAAGAAGAAGACGCGAGTTTCGGCAGGACATTCGTAGCGGTCCTCGGGGCCTTGCTCGTGGCCTCGGTGGTCATCCTGGTCCTCGCCCGAGCGATTGGCGAGCGGGAGGCGTCGGCGACGGAGGGGACCGTCGCAGAGCGCACCGCACCGGTCGGCAAGGTCAAGGTGGCGGGGGCCGGGGAAACGACAGCGCCCGCGCCGGCCGCGACGCCCGGCGACCTCGCGGGCACGCCGCATCCTGCTCCCCCGGCCGCGGCGGCGCAGGCACCGCTTCAGATCGCGCAGGCCGAGGAGGCGGCTGACAAGGGCAAGACGGTGTATGACACGGCGTGTGTCGTATGCCATCAGACCGGGGTCGGCGGTGCGCCCAAGGTCGGGGCTGAACACAAGGACGCGTGGGCCGATCGGATCGCCCAGGGCGAGGCTACGCTCAGCGAACATGCCATCAAGGGCTTTCAGGGCAAGGCCGGGATGATGCCGCCCAAGGGCGGGCGCGCGGACCTGTCGGATGAGGACGTGAAGGCCGCGGTGTCGTATATGGTCGAGGCAAGCCAATAGCCGGTTGCGCGTGGCGGGCGGTGACCTTACTCCGGATTCGTGACACGGCACAGGAGGGCGATGGCATGAGCGGCGATACCCTCCTCGCGCCCGGCGAAGCCCATGCCCTCCGTCGTGGTCCCCTTGAGGTTGACTTGACCCGGATCGACCCGGAGATCCGCGGCCAGGTTCTCGCGCATGGCGGCGAAATAGGGCGCGAGCTTGGGTTCTTGCGCGACCACCGTGGCATCGACGTTTGCGACCTGGAAACCGAGCGCTTCGATGAGGCCGAGCGACCGGCGCAGGAGGATGCGGCTGTCGATCCCCGAAAGCGCCGATTGGGAATCGGGGAAATGCCGGCCGATGTCGCCCAGGCCCGCGGCTCCCAAGAGTGCATCACAGACCGCATGGATGAGCGCATCGCCGTCGGAATGGGCGAGGAGCCCGCGCTCATGGGGGATCGTCACCCCGCCGAGCACGAGGCGTCGGCCCGCTACCAAGCGGTGGGCGTCGTAACCGTGGCCGATGCGCATCATTCCTGGTTCTGGGCGCGCAGGTACAGGGCGGCACGCGCCAGATCCTCGGGACGCGTGATCTTGATGTTGCCGGCGTGTCCCTCGACCAACCGGGGCGCGAGGCCCATCTGTTCCATCGCCTGCGACTCGTCCGTCACCACGCCGCCGCCTGCCGCCACCTGCTCCAATGCGGCAATCAAGGCGCCGAGCCGAAACATCTGCGGCGTCTGCGCCTGCCACAGCCCATCGCGCGCGACGGTGCCGAGCACCTCACTCGCGGGCCCCGCGCGCTTCAGGGTGTCTCCTACCGGCACGGCCAGGAGACCGCCGACCGGATGGTCCCATAGCGCCTCGATCAGGCGGTCGAGGTCCGCTCGCCTGAGGCACGGCCGCGCGGCGTCGTGTACCAGGACCCAGTCGTCCTCATCGCCGTGGATGGCGAGTGAGCAGAGCGCCGCGAGCACCGAGTCGCAGCGCTCAGCGCCACCGCTCGTGACCCAGAGGGGCGCGCGGCAGCGGACCTCCACCCTCTGCCAGTAAGGATCGTCGGGGGCCAGGGCCACCACCACCCCGCTCACCTTGGGGTGATCGCCGAGCCGCCTGAGGCCGTGCGCGAGGACCGGGACCCCGCACAGGGGAAGGTATTGTTTCGGGACATCGGCACGCATGCGTGCGCCGACACCAGCGGCCGGGATCGCCGCCCAGACCCTGCGCATCTACTTCGCGGCCTCGGCGGGCGCTTCGATGATCTGGTAGAACACCTCGTCCTCCCGGATCATGCCCATCTCGGTCCGGGCCCGCTCCTCGATGGCCTCTAGCCCCGACTTCAGATCGGCGACCTCGGCCTCCAGGGCGCGATTGCGCTCGCGGAGCCGCCGGTTTTCGAGCGACTGGGCATCGCGTGCGGAATGAAGCTCCGCGAGATCGCCTATTCCCCGTCGGCCAACCCACAATTGATATTGCAACGCGGCCAAGAGGACGGCCAGCAACGCGATGAGGATCGCGGTGAAGCGCGTACCCCGGCGCACCAGCCGGACGCTCGGCGGTAGAGGCGCGATTGCTCTCGCCGGTTCCGACATGCCGCTATCCGGGAAGGCCACGGAACGCACGGCGCCCGGGATAAGACGCCTGCGCCCCGAGCTCTTCTTCGATCACGATCAAGCGGTTGTATTTCGCGACCCGATCGGAGCGCGACAGCGATCCGGTCTTGATTTGCCCGCACGAGGTGGCGACCGCCAGATCGGCAATGGTGGTGTCCTCGGTCTCCCCGGAGCGGTGCGAGACCACGGCCGTGTAGCGCGCCTCGCGCGCCATGCGGATCGCGGCTAGGGTCTCGCTCAAGGTCCCGATCTGGTTGACCTTGATGAGGATCGAGTTGCCGATCCCGCGCTCGATGCCCTGTTTCAGGATCGCGGTGTTGGTGACGAAGAGGTCGTCGCCGACCAGTTGGACCCGATTTCCCAGACGCTCGGTCAGGAGCCGCCACCCCTCCCAGTCGTTCTGGTCCATGCCGTCCTCGATGGTGGTGATGGGATAGCGCGCCACCCACTCTGCGAGCAGCTCGGCGAATTCCGGGCTCGTGAGCTCCCGGCCCTCCGAGGCCAGCCGGTAGCGCCCATCCCGGAAAAACTCCGAACTCGCGACATCGAGGCCCAGGAGCACATCCTCGCCGGCACGATAACCGGCACGCCCGATGGCCTCCAGGATCACCTCGACCGCCGCCTCATTCGAGGGCAGATCCGGCGCGAAACCGCCCTCGTCTCCGACCGCGGTGTTGAGCCCGCGCCCGCGCAGCACGTCGCGCAGGGCGTGGAACACCTCGGCGCCGTAGCGGACGGCGTCGCAGAGGCTCGGGGCGCCGACCGGCAGGATCATGAACTCCTGAAAGTCCACGTTGTTGTCCGCGTGCGCGCCCCCGTTGATGATGTTCATCATGGGGACCGGGAGCGTCAAGGGTCCGTCGCCGCCCAGATGGCGATAGAGCGGCACGCCGCTCTCCGCGGCCGCGGCGCGGGCCGCGGCCATCGACACGCCGAGGATGGCGTTGGCCCCGAGTCGTCCCTTGCTGGCCGTGCCGTCCAGCCCGCACATGAGCTCATCGAGCTTGGCCTGGGCGCCGATCTCCTGCCCGACTAGCGCGCCCTGGATCTCGCCATTCACGTGCGAGACGGCCTTCTGCACCCCCTTGCCGCGATAGCGCTTGGGATCCCCATCGCGCAGCTCGACGGCCTCACGCTCGCCTGTGGACGCCCCCGAGGGCACCGCGGCGATACCGACGGCCCCCGATTGCGCCACGACCTCCACCTGGACGGTAGGATTGCCGCGCGAGTCCAGGATCTCGCGGCCGTGGATGGATTGGATGCTCGACATGCCCGTGCCCCCGACTGTGAGGGGACCAAAAAAGCGCGATTCGTGACCGTGCGTACATCATAACGACAGGAGGTCCGGAACAAAACCACCCGGGCGCGAGTCTGTGCGCTTGCCGCCTGCTTGTCCTGAAATCAACGCCGGGCTCAGGACAGAGGTTCGTCGCTGATCTGCCCCGTAGCGCGCACCACGATCTCCGGTTTGCCACCGAATAGCTTGAGCGTGCCCCGAACATAAGCGTAGCTGCGCCGCGGGTGCTCGGGTTCGGCGGCGATGTAGCGATTATCGAGCAAGCGCAGGATCGCTTGCCCGGCGTCGGCGTCGGCATCCGGCACAAAGAGCTGAAACGGCTGCTGCAAGGAACCGATGGTCACGACCACGTGCCGGCCGCCAACGCGATGGTATTCCCGCAACTCCGTGAACACGGTCGCCTCGGTGTCATGGGCCGCGAGCATCAAAAGGCGCTCGTAGTCGAGGCGCGAGTTGAACAAGAGCGGATCGCCGATACGGGCCTCACGATAGGCGGCGATCGCCTGCGCACGCAGGTGCCACCAGACACCCAGGAGGGCATAGTTCCGAGCCTCGGCCCCGTTCACCTCGAGCTGGTCCCAGACGCCCCGATGGGCGGACTGGGCCTCCCGCTCCGAGGCGGTGTAGCGCGCGTGGTAGTCCGGAAAGTCGGCATAACCGTACTTCACGAAATACGGGCTGTAGCCTGTCCGGATCATGTGCTCCTGGAAATCGAGCCCGGCCGCGTGCACGAAGCCGAGCACCCTGCCGAAGTTGTCGCGATGCTTTTCCCAGCATTCCGCCAGGGGCTCGGTACCCGGAAACTCCAGCGTCACGGCCGCGTCGTTCGGGAGGAGACGCTGGGCCTCGGCCTTCGCCTCACGTCCCCAGGGTGTTTGGGGCTTGGTTGGACTCCCGGAATTCGATTCCTCGGTATCGAGCGCCAGGATGCGGATGCTCTCTTCCCGCCCGTCGGCGCGAATCCGCACCGTATCCCCATCGACCACGCGTATCACCGTACCGTCCACCGTAGTGCCAAAGAACATACGCTCTACCTCCTCGCATCAATGTTTGGCGGCGCATTACGCGCCGCATGCTGTCGCCATCGCAATCCCCGCAGGACGCTGCGGGCGCGTACGACCCGTCGGACGACTCCGCCACCCAGTTCCCGGGGCGGCCATACGTCGGACCGCCCCGCGTCGAGGGTATCCTCGGGCCCTGTTATTCCAATGTTACCCCTCGGGCGATCGGCGATCAGTGACTTATTCACATTTTTCTCGGCCGCCGAGCGAGGCGGCGGTGTGTTCCGAAACGCTTAGAGCGGTGTAAACCGCCAGCAGCGGTGCACGCGCGGGTTGCGGGCGAAGTCCGGGGGGATGGTGGAGCCCGTGAGGTCTTCTATCCGCAACCCGAGCGCCGCGATGGCCGGCTCGTCAAGTTTCATGTGGCGGCGGTTGGTGGAGAAGATCATCAACCCGTCCGGCGCGAGCAGGCGGGCGGCGGCGCGGATCAGCGCGAGGTGGTCGCGCTCCACGTCGAAAGTCTCGCGCATGCGCTTGGAATTCGAGAAGGTCGGCGGATCGGAGAAGATCAAACCGTAGCGTTCGTCCGCGCGTAGCGTTGTTTCCTCCAGCCAGGCGAGACAGTCGGCCTGTACAAGTAGGTGTTCCGGTCCTGTGATGCCGTTGCGGTCGAGGTTGCGGCGCGCCCAGTCCAGATAGGTGCCGGACAGATCCACGGTCGTGGTGCTCGGGGCCCCGCCGAGCGCGGCATAGACCGTGGCGGTGCCCGTATAGCCGAAGAGATTCAAAAACCTCCGCCCGCGGGCCAGCTCACCGATCAGTGCGCGGGTCGGGCGGTGGTCCAGGAACAAGCCGGTGTCGAGGTAATCGGTTAGGTTCACGAGGAAGCGGCAGCCGTTTTCCCGGACCTCGCGCAACTCGCCGCCGGCGGCCAGCTTTCGGTATTGCTCGGCACCCCGCTGGCGGCGGCGTTTTCTCACGTAGAGGTGTGCCGCGGGTATCGCGCAGAGCCTGATAATCATCGCCAGCGCGGCTTCCAGCCGACCGGCCGCGCGCGCCGCATCGATGTGGGGCGGGGCCTCGTGCTCCTGTACATAGACATAGCGCCCCTCGCCCTGATAGAGATCGATGGCCAGGTTGAATTCCGGCAGATCGGCGTCGTAGATCCGATAGCAATCGACCCCCGCCCGCCGCGCCCAGCGCGCCAGTGACTTCATGTTCTTGGCCAGCCGGTTGGCGAACATCTCGGCGCCCGCGGCGGCTCCCAGTCGTTTGGCCCTTGCGGGAGTCTCTGGCGCTCTCCGGTCGAGCGTGCCCCTGCCGGCGGCGTTCCCGACCGGGCCGGCAGCCATCGTTTCCGCCAGGGCCGTGCGTCCCGGTGGAGTCGCGATGACGGCTTGCGGTGAGGACGGCACATGGAAGCAGTAAAGCCCGCAACGCAGCGTGCCGTTGTAGAGCACCTGCGTGCGCTCGGGCACGGCGCGCAGGCGGTGGGCGAGCCCAAGGTTGGCCGTGAAGACAGCCGCCCGCCAGCCCGGAAACCCCCGTTTGAGCGCGTCGCCCAGCGCCGCATATAGGCGCGGCAGATCGGGGTCCCGCCCGAGGCGCTCGCCATAGGGCGGGTTCGCCACCACCAACCCTGGCCTGCCCGCCTGCGGTTGCAGATCGACCAGTGCGCATCGCTCGATGCGGATCTTCTCCGCGAGGCGCGCGCGCACCACGTGACTGCGCGCCATCTGCACGGCCATCGGATCGCTGTCGGAGCCGAGAATGGCGTTGTCCCGCATCCCCTTGGTTCGCCGTGCGCACGCCTCTTCCAGCAACTCGGCCCAAACGATCGGGTCGTGCCCGCGCCATCCGAGGAATCCGAAGTAAGGGCGCAAGAGACCTGGCGCGGTGTCGAAGGCCATGAGCGCCGCCTCGATAGGCAGGGTCCC
The Pseudomonadota bacterium DNA segment above includes these coding regions:
- a CDS encoding HNH endonuclease family protein, with protein sequence MDDWSQHFPRERWEAAVYRLGNLTLLESAANRRVGNATFIEKLSAYSQSAYTLTRKIPEIAPEQWTLELLDARQQHLAKRAVHLWRADFA
- a CDS encoding FtsK/SpoIIIE domain-containing protein, with translation MARLISVREVREGLYRAAGGPEGAGSGEASTALLGQWFHEAFAALIGTDPCLSLETELAESRDDVKEQAATLKRHVFRHLIGPRLPRYHSHLVDCTRELMAFWEAMGDLCLWLAVMRLDAACGRERLWIAGEEDLAWEFQEPGWTHAVRLIGQADAVVRRPRQAEWCVVELKLGRGQPEADLGQACLYYTMLAARGDPVSQRGSLVLVSFTPRLKTRIFAPAELEQALPSLKALIGRLAGVLPDQRSGEATVDTAVPAPTTPDNNRYADLARRLLKVLEEFGAPAKLCGSVVAGPAFLRGPIEPLRGIRVAKIQATAPEMQSRLKLDAPPFITLERGRLVVDLQRPDRQSVTLPEYRDQLPKPDPLLGNARVPIGIDLENRLHCADLAEALHAHVLVAGTTGSGKSEWLRAALSGLLLTNTPQTLRLVLIDPKRQAFSELARSPFLRDGKALVFPDERDVTEVLDELVEEMEERYREMQAAKADNLAELARRVRRPLPRIVCVCDEYADLVSRGRQERRAVEERIVRLGQKARASGIHLILATQQPSREIIKGALDSNMPCRVGLKMQKAMESRMLLETSGAENLLGNGDLLFRDIGAPRRLQDLWVPPEIRTKLFSGSR
- a CDS encoding ATP-binding protein → MLLNGVPGSGKTHLLARLRVHLEARIRRHPQAMAMFVYVRLDTTPRRLWRHLREQVVEDLRREIDGRSCLERLLDLRLQTSAPAQNARNADRISEFLDQTVKDRNLAIVLTHLLLNRHRLEARAWLRGDSLRESILYRLGVVTSDPDADEDPEGRARRTVLALCRLASPHAVVFCFDQIEALEVEGDKRTGFESFGRMGSGLHDHADHLALISCIQTTHLNELMDCVHGADRDRIFKSMSELKPLNLDQALALVRQRLDGVSELSQLRKKHASPLWPLREQDIQALIPKDGCAARVLITHCRDLYERARGASVSIEGEGDFLERTWAERYERQMKEGTATNADRIFHTALAEAIRLSGAAWRAADPPVRDVEIGLASEGNRLNVSLCNHGNMTSLAGRLRRLRDAVGPRLPPSSLVLVRHPTLPLPKTARRTQQYLDELSRQGARFLQPSEEAFAALAVLREMLAEAQAGDLHCRGETLSPETAQRWLSEHVSPELRRLLDELLGATEPAPDPDLGLRQALLESIEARAIATLATLAAELGESEPRLIHCVRRFPEHFRLLEGLPPVVYRYVPEEVSARQSPWPG
- a CDS encoding c-type cytochrome; this encodes MRQEEDASFGRTFVAVLGALLVASVVILVLARAIGEREASATEGTVAERTAPVGKVKVAGAGETTAPAPAATPGDLAGTPHPAPPAAAAQAPLQIAQAEEAADKGKTVYDTACVVCHQTGVGGAPKVGAEHKDAWADRIAQGEATLSEHAIKGFQGKAGMMPPKGGRADLSDEDVKAAVSYMVEASQ
- the ispF gene encoding 2-C-methyl-D-erythritol 2,4-cyclodiphosphate synthase, yielding MRIGHGYDAHRLVAGRRLVLGGVTIPHERGLLAHSDGDALIHAVCDALLGAAGLGDIGRHFPDSQSALSGIDSRILLRRSLGLIEALGFQVANVDATVVAQEPKLAPYFAAMRENLAADLRVDPGQVNLKGTTTEGMGFAGREEGIAAHAIALLCRVTNPE
- the ispD gene encoding 2-C-methyl-D-erythritol 4-phosphate cytidylyltransferase; the encoded protein is MRRVWAAIPAAGVGARMRADVPKQYLPLCGVPVLAHGLRRLGDHPKVSGVVVALAPDDPYWQRVEVRCRAPLWVTSGGAERCDSVLAALCSLAIHGDEDDWVLVHDAARPCLRRADLDRLIEALWDHPVGGLLAVPVGDTLKRAGPASEVLGTVARDGLWQAQTPQMFRLGALIAALEQVAAGGGVVTDESQAMEQMGLAPRLVEGHAGNIKITRPEDLARAALYLRAQNQE
- the ftsB gene encoding cell division protein FtsB, whose protein sequence is MLIALLAVLLAALQYQLWVGRRGIGDLAELHSARDAQSLENRRLRERNRALEAEVADLKSGLEAIEERARTEMGMIREDEVFYQIIEAPAEAAK
- the eno gene encoding phosphopyruvate hydratase, producing MSSIQSIHGREILDSRGNPTVQVEVVAQSGAVGIAAVPSGASTGEREAVELRDGDPKRYRGKGVQKAVSHVNGEIQGALVGQEIGAQAKLDELMCGLDGTASKGRLGANAILGVSMAAARAAAAESGVPLYRHLGGDGPLTLPVPMMNIINGGAHADNNVDFQEFMILPVGAPSLCDAVRYGAEVFHALRDVLRGRGLNTAVGDEGGFAPDLPSNEAAVEVILEAIGRAGYRAGEDVLLGLDVASSEFFRDGRYRLASEGRELTSPEFAELLAEWVARYPITTIEDGMDQNDWEGWRLLTERLGNRVQLVGDDLFVTNTAILKQGIERGIGNSILIKVNQIGTLSETLAAIRMAREARYTAVVSHRSGETEDTTIADLAVATSCGQIKTGSLSRSDRVAKYNRLIVIEEELGAQASYPGRRAFRGLPG
- a CDS encoding thermonuclease family protein, giving the protein MFFGTTVDGTVIRVVDGDTVRIRADGREESIRILALDTEESNSGSPTKPQTPWGREAKAEAQRLLPNDAAVTLEFPGTEPLAECWEKHRDNFGRVLGFVHAAGLDFQEHMIRTGYSPYFVKYGYADFPDYHARYTASEREAQSAHRGVWDQLEVNGAEARNYALLGVWWHLRAQAIAAYREARIGDPLLFNSRLDYERLLMLAAHDTEATVFTELREYHRVGGRHVVVTIGSLQQPFQLFVPDADADAGQAILRLLDNRYIAAEPEHPRRSYAYVRGTLKLFGGKPEIVVRATGQISDEPLS